In Dysidea avara chromosome 3, odDysAvar1.4, whole genome shotgun sequence, a single window of DNA contains:
- the LOC136248448 gene encoding transmembrane protein 70, mitochondrial-like: MILISRWIRCVYLRCPITLQRGYAAAASKKNPAGRLVYEAPYAKAILPLKVVSIATSVGVIVGTPVLVAYGNTDVPIAARIALSGLLMTFGLGTTAMCHWCLKSYVTRMFYDATREMVTVETLSLFSRRKTHVFHVRDARVYEGSIGFANFQVNNKPFFVHTEVFKHKVLLAKLLGTYV; encoded by the coding sequence ATGATCTTGATCAGTAGATGGATAAGATGTGTATATCTAAGGTGCCCAATAACATTACAGCGAGGatatgctgctgctgctagcaaGAAGAATCCTGCAGGAAGACTTGTGTACGAGGCTCCATACGCTAAGGCGATCCTACCACTGAAGGTGGTATCAATAGCTACAAGTGTAGGAGTGATAGTGGGTACCCCAGTACTAGTGGCGTATGGTAATACTGACGTGCCTATTGCTGCCAGGATAGCTCTGAGTGGTTTATTGATGACATTTGGACTGGGTACAACTGCTATGTGTCACTGGTGCCTGAAGTCTTATGTTACTAGAATGTTTTATGATGCAACACGTGAGATGGTTACTGTAGAAACACTGTCATTATTCTCAAGAAGAAAAACACATGTATTTCATGTAAGAGATGCTCGTGTTTATGAAGGGTCGATTGGGTTTGCTAACTTTCAAGTGAACAATAAACCATTCTTTGTACATACTGAGGTGTTCAAACATAAAGTGTTACTAGCTAAGTTATTAGGAACTTATGTTTAA
- the LOC136250585 gene encoding transmembrane protein 220-like, with product MKPKDTVKVTETRQMSWPLLAAGGVFFGLATAAQFNDPDPELWMPIYGVPCVLTSLALIAPTVTESLTWMLVIILDMFSTLLLFVYTMWSGGVSDVTSGLHNEAGRELAGLVILNIWLFILLLHSPWFLSSRWSTLRMFLLTIILSIVGVGIVYYVYVVSEDEKCSPHVI from the exons ATGAAGCCAAAAGACACTGTTAAAGTGAC AGAAACCAGGCAGATGAGCTGGCCCCTTCTAGCAGCAGGTGGAGTGTTCTTTGGTTTAGCAACTGCAGCTCAG TTCAATGATCCAGATCCTGAACTATGGATG CCGATCTATGGTGTTCCTTGTGTCTTAACTAGTTTGGCACTGATAGCTCCTACTGTCACTG AGAGCCTCACATGGATGTTAGTCATTATATTAGACATGTTCAGTACCTTACTACTGTTCGTATACACAATGTGGTCTGGTGGAGTTAGTGATGTTACCAGTGGATTACACAATGAGGCTGGACG TGAACTGGCTGGTCTAGTTATACTCAACATCTGGCTGTTTATACTACTACTGCATAGCCCATG GTTTTTGAGTTCAAGATGGAGTACCCTCCGCATGTTCTTGTTAACAATCATCTTATCAATAGTTGGTGTTGGTATTGTGTACTATGTGTATGTTGTGAGTGAGGATGAGAAGTGTTCACCACATGTCATCTGA
- the LOC136250579 gene encoding ras-associating and dilute domain-containing protein-like — MEATNTKVEDKPGLVDSEEDETVEEDHEQDPKVLLGRKIYNYNKQIDAELFRLQLREGLNYEGALRVHYHNGIEENMRALRITNNTTVSELIPMLIDKFKPESRSSKDSPDYNSHYMVMILDGVERELELHETPLQIALDSLKSPFPPRFTFKCTGFRTPASPVIPKRMSYQHYTDSGDFLNSSFNTKSKFKDYKQGGSPKHSRRSKSTSAATPIHSYSRSFDGTESPGFHQRSLKLKDRPISIMNSFVGNLSRSVKAKKKRQSHGNMDSEESTVSSVKGLLSPVLAHKEFVEAKLLQVYGASLGKASIYKSVLISELSTTVEVIKEALERYDISPSNVGEYCLCDVVGKYEDVATVDDNRLNTSFNNSGSINEGGFSVYHMRVLRDNECPITVEQYWAPPSGYDRRFELRLIRDMYYTSPSCSSKRTSGDSENYLSDGSSVDDLDDMLMHRGMTTYRNGSYVESAESSRQVSQATLVSSHGDARSSYYSDVSCPKEIPYLINLKPHLNGSGLLNPFGPGVLCVKLTTENDSSKLDLNFTKELDLSTTHVFQLHCHRNTDGSYGAELFVENGSNLEITLNGFLVSQCRAYELCSGDIIEVGKQQHLFMYINPTMPSDSYRWSVFSSTEQSITSPTNGVTYSVVPAGLCIPFATHHQDTLLNSVISKLDDRDTECKLLSAYVIASALHYATKHHSRELCVNVIQKTGDKIQQVIWNTAKHLSDWDPDVEIMEKAIPVMDKTLAMLQPVVYWIANTNELYHHIRKLSIRLDLQDQSIQDSLTVLSNSIAYAFQQSFFPVGKIVYKTILAILDDDLSSSSGGNRESCGWVMEIVIDLLQSILDLLNDHWVNNSIISQFYSNVFYFIDSSLLSSLMEMIKDQHFVASHSGPIVRAHLNMLEGWACGVGLKEEVLKNLAHLSAAVDLLATEEAELVQMDWCSLREVFPMLNSAQLHYLLEHYKLSVSRPDHWTPSDGDEEEAYNLDLLSENFQDHPSFAIPSRNLYLNLTGDPPESDSYYSFISYMKTLLLSYDAEENTMSQIDGALDQSSSNNADFSTPIHPRHRLLRRNSETESTGRVPSKEDVLSSSMNADLQPNLQAMSTGSHTESHEDMLQDSNLAGSDEELSSITKDSHTDGSDLTKHTNHVSNPEKQTTGKRKNSTSHLIGSRSYVDSPVHFVNCATPDYSVQVVDVGKKNHLAVETGLDNSYDEPTSSRMSQDSTSSIKSFHASRDPRSHNVLIPRGHKGFGIFLVEGQHGEDGNPRPGIFVQSLVSGSTAAECKKISVGDQILAIDGQNLDGADYKIAFGYLKNAEDEVMLTVLPKDRLL, encoded by the exons ATGGAAGCGACTAACACAAAGGTAGAGGATAAACCAGGCCTTGTGGATAGCGAAGAAGATGAAACTGTTGAAGAGGACCACGAACAAGACCCGAAAGTTTTGCTTGGAAGAAAaatatacaattacaacaaacaaatcgacGCGGAATTGTTTCGCCTACAGCTCAGAGAG GGTTTGAACTATGAGGGAGCCCTGAGAGTACATTATCACAATGGTATAGAGGAGAACATGAGGGCCCTGAGGATTACCAACAACACGACCGTATCAGAATTGATACCAATGTTGATTGACAAATTCAAGCCAGAATCAAGGAGCTCAAAAGATTCACCAGATTACAATAGCCATTACATGGTGATGATATTAGATGGTG TTGAAAGAGAGTTGGAGCTACATGAGACACCACTTCAGATTGCCCTTGACTCACTCAAGTCACCATTTCCACCACGCTTCACATTCAAGTGCACTGGGTTTAGAACTCCAGCTTCCCCAGTTATACCGAAGCGTATGTCTTACCAACACTACACAGATAGTGGTGACTTTTTAAACAGCTCTTTCAACACCAAGTCCAAATTCAAGGACTACAAGCAGGGTGGTAGCCCAAAACACAGCAGACGTTCCAAGAGCACCAGTGCTGCTACCCCTATACACAGTTACTCACGATCTTTTGATGGCACTGAAAGTCCAGGATTTCATCAGAGATCCCTTAAATTAAAGGATCGTCCAATATCTATAATGAATTCTTTTGTTGGAAACTTGAGCCGCAGTGTCAAGGCTAAAAAGAAACGGCAAAGTCATGGAAACATGGACAGTGAAGAATCTACAGTTTCGTCTGTCAAAGGTTTGTTGTCACCAGTACTAGCTCACAAAGAATTTGTGGAAGCTAAACTACTTCAAGTATATGGAGCATCTTTAGGGAAGGCCTCAATTTACAAGAGTGTCCTAATCTCAGAGTTGTCCACTACAGTAGAGGTAATAAAAGAAGCATTAGAAAGATACGATATTTCTCCCAGCAATGTTGGCGAGTACTGTCTTTGTGATGTGGTAGGGAAGTATGAAGATGTAGCTACTGTGGATGACAACAGGCTTAACACTAGCTTCAATAATTCAGGTTCAATCAATGAAGGAGGCTTCAGTGTTTACCACATGAGAGTTTTGCGTGACAACGAGTGTCCCATAACTGTCGAGCAATACTGGGCACCACCTTCTGGATATGATCGCCGGTTTGAATTACGATTAATCCGAGACATGTACTATACTAGTCCTTCTTGTTCTAGTAAAAGAACTTCAGGCGACAGTGAGAATTATCTCTCTGATGGTTCCAGTGTGGATGATTTAGATGACATGTTGATGCATCGAGGGATGACTACATACCGTAATGGCTCCTACGTAGAGTCAGCAGAAAGCTCTAGGCAAGTATCACAAGCTACACTTGTTTCTAGTCACGGAGATGCAAGGTCATCATACTATTCTGATGTATCATGTCCAAAGGAGATCCCATACTTGATCAACCTAAAGCCTCACTTGAATGGCAGTGGCTTGCTGAACCCTTTTGGCCCAGGAGTGCTTTGTGTAAAATTGACAACAGAAAATGATTCATCCAAACTAGATCTCAACTTCACCAAAGAACTTGATCTCTCCACAACGCATGTTTTCCAGTTGCACTGTCATCGGAATACTGACGGTTCGTATGGTGCCGAATTGTTTGTAGAGAATGGCTCAAATTTGGAGATCACTCTTAATGGATTCCTTGTGTCCCAGTGCAGAGCGTATGAGTTATGTAGCGGTGACATAATTGAAGTGGGAAAACAACAGCATTTGTTCATGTATATCAACCCCACAATGCCAAGTGATTCCTATAGATGGTCGGTGTTCTCGAGCACAGAGCAATCAATCACATCACCTACAAACGGAGTTACCTACAGTGTAGTGCCAGCTggcctttgtatcccatttgcCACACATCATCAAGACACTTTGCTCAATAGTGTGATCAGTAAACTTGATGATAGAGACACTGAATGTAAACTGTTGTCTGCATATGTGATTGCATCAGCACTTCATTATGCGACAAAGCATCACAGCAGAGAATTATGTGTGAATGTGATACAGAAGACTGGTGATAAAATTCAACAAGTGATTTGG AATACTGCTAAGCACCTCAGTGATTGGGATCCTGATGTAGAAAT aatggAGAAAGCAATACCTGTTATGGATAAAACACTGGCCATGCTACAACCAGTAGTGTACTGGATAGCCAACACTAATGAACTCTACCATCATATTCGCAAGTTATCCATACGGCTTG ATTTACAAGACCAGAGCATTCAAGATTCTCTGACAGTGCTAAGCAACTCTATTGCTTATGCTTTCCAGCAGAGTTTTTTTCCAGTGGGGAAG ATTGTCTACAAGACAATACTGGCAATACTGGATGATGACCTATCCTCCAGTAGTGGTGGTAACAGAGAGTCATGTGGTTGGGTGATGGAAATAGTCATCGACCTCTTACAGTCAATCCTTGACCTACTCAATGACCACTGGGTCAACAACAGCATCATATCACAGTTCTACTCCAATGTCTTCTACTTCATAGACAGCTCATTACTGAGCTCCCTCATGGAGATGATTAAGGATCAGCATTTTGTGGCCAGTCATAGTGGGCCAATTGTGCGGGCACATTTGAACATGCTTGAAGGATGGGCGTGTGGAGTTGGTCTTAAAGAAGAGGTGTTGAAGAACCTTGCCCACCTGTCTGCTGCTGTTGACCTGCTAGCAACTGAAGAAGCTGAACTTGTACAA ATGGATTGGTGTTCACTAAGAGAAGTGTTCCCGATGCTCAATTCAGCACAACTACACTACCTACTGGAGCACTACAAGTTATCAGTATCACGTCCTGACCACTGGACGCCATCAGATGGTGATGAAGAAGAGGCCTACAACCTCG ACTTGTTGTCGGAGAACTTCCAGGACCACCCATCATTTGCTATACCCAGTAGGAACCTCTACCTCAACCTGACCGGGGACCCACCAGAGTCAGACAGCTACTACTCATTTATCTCATACATGAAGACACTTCTGCTATCGTATGATG CCGAAGAAAACACTATGAG CCAAATTGATGGAGCCCTGGATCAGTCGTCTTCTAACAATGCAGACTTTTCCACACCGATTCACCCCAGACATAGGCTACTGCGACGCAACAGTGAGACAGAGTCTACCGGCCGAGTACCTTCCAAGGAAGATGTCCTATCTTCTTCAATGAATGCAGACCTACAACCTAACCTTCAAGCAATGTCCACTGGTAGCCATACAGAGTCTCATGAAGACATGCTACAAGATTCTAACCTTGCTGGATCGGACGAGGAACTTAGTTCTATTACCAAAGACAGTCATACTGATGGTTCAGATTTGACCAAGCACACCAACCATGTTTCTAATCCAGAGAAGCAAACAACTGGTAAAAGAAAGAACAGCACTAGCCATCTAATTGGGAGCAGGAGCTATGTAGACTCACCAGTACATTTTGTCAACTGTGCTACTCCTGATTATTCCGTACAAGTTGTAGACGTTGGGAAGAAGAATCATTTAGCAGTAGAAACTGGACTGGATAATAGTTATGATGAACCAACTAGTAGTCGCATGTCTCAGGATTCCACCAGCAGCATCAAATCATTTCATGCCTCTAGGGACCCCAGGTCCCATAACGTATTGATTCCTCGAGGCCACAAAGGCTTTGGAATATTCCTAGTGGAAGGACAA CATGGAGAAGATGGGAATCCCAGACCTGGTATCTTTGTGCAGTCACTAGTGTCAGGCAGTACAGCAGCTGAG TGCAAAAAGATTTCAGTTGGTGATCAAATCCTAGCAATAGATGGACAGAATTTAGATGGAGCCGATTACAAAAT AGCATTTGGATACCTAAAAAATGCTGAGGATGAAGTAATGTTGACTGTTCTACCCAAAGACAGACTTCTCTAG